The Polyodon spathula isolate WHYD16114869_AA chromosome 3, ASM1765450v1, whole genome shotgun sequence genome has a segment encoding these proteins:
- the LOC121313295 gene encoding zinc fingers and homeoboxes protein 2-like — MASRRKSTIPCMVRATVMAEQDDPDEMEIIGDALVENGSPKLLSSEDWTSGNGAQSKQKDVEQDKPAADTPQPRKPQGGYECKYCPYSTQNLNEFTEHVDSNHPNVILNPLYVCAECSFNTKKYDTLSEHNMKCHPGESNFKLKLIKRNSQTILEQTIEGANSTAGVISGENATPAISVSKTPMMKMGKPKIDTKRLPRKGDDLQNLSVSSEMVTDPIPTINVNRTVIIPEASVPEGLTHVMPSLQRPPNYNLVPKIAVPLNTTKYNPSLDVNMILINSFNKFPYPTQAELSWLTAASKHPEEQIRVWFIVQRLKRGISWSPEEVEEARKKMFNGTIQPMTQTLTILPAQLARNTKVSQPLIQTLPCQILGQTSLVLTQVANGSTMTYSPITLTVADQVQPLKRPLPAPVVTPEAKRASVSHVVQSHPNPATPITSPSMDRKKTREQISELKASFLKSQFPEDKEVYRLIEATGLSRGEIKKWFSDHRYRTQRGIVNITSDSVAKDMAERSSRPQSPCIHTAQQRLKVSTPEQLKILEANFQKTSFPTPVEVDRLMLDTSLSRNEIDNWFLESRIVRDNIEQALLNSMDSHKKEDRQQPRALNGTHRQGDQVRASPLPTVASIPLEQKTLELLKGVFAQTRWPSPEEYDELALKTGLAHTEIVRWFMENRSALKSGSLKWMEQYQKLNGEGHNGQSQTTLVSKSGHSVLQQHYQEFKELREDDLEKLVEGSKLSYQEIRDWFANRQGEDKLDRAEHVSQSRRSSEEQGDWVEVTVGVDEDEDRVSDCMEAGYEMIEGDSEGMTG, encoded by the coding sequence ATGGCCAGCAGAAGGAAGTCAACTATTCCATGTATGGTCCGTGCTACTGTAATGGCAGAACAGGATGACCCAGATGAGATGGAGATCATTGGAGACGCCTTGGTGGAAAACGGGTCTCCGAAGCTGTTGTCTAGTGAGGATTGGACTTCAGGAAACGGGGCCCAAAGTAAGCAGAAGGATGTAGAGCAGGACAAGCCAGCAGCAGATACTCCACAGCCACGGAAGCCACAAGGAGGCTATGAATGTAAGTATTGCCCTTACTCCACGCAGAACTTGAACGAGTTCACGGAACATGTGGACTCGAACCATCCCAACGTCATTCTCAACCCTCTGTACGTGTGTGCAGAGTGCAgcttcaacacaaaaaaatatgacACATTGTCGGAACATAATATGAAATGTCATCCCGGGGAGAGCAATTTCAAGCTGAAGTTGATCAAACGAAACAGCCAAACAATTTTGGAGCAGACAATTGAAGGCGCCAACAGTACTGCTGGTGTGATCAGTGGTGAGAATGCTACTCCTGCAATCTCTGTGAGTAAAACACCAATGATGAAAATGGGGAAGCCAAAAATAGACACCAAACGTTTACCCAGGAAGGGAGATGACCTACAGAATCTGTCAGTGAGTTCGGAAATGGTCACAGATCCTATTCCTACTATAAATGTCAACAGGACGGTTATAATCCCTGAAGCTTCAGTTCCAGAAGGGTTGACACACGTTATGCCATCTTTACAGCGGCCCCCCAATTACAACTTGGTGCCCAAAATTGCTGTCCCCCTGAACACTACCAAATATAACCCGTCATTGGACGTTAACATGATCCTCATTAATTCATTCAATAAGTTTCCCTACCCAACACAGGCAGAGCTCTCCTGGCTGACAGCAGCCTCAAAACACCCTGAGGAGCAAATAAGGGTCTGGTTCATTGTCCAGCGACTAAAGCGTGGCATCAGCTGGTCTCCTGAGGAGGTGGAAGAGGCCAGGAAGAAAATGTTTAATGGTACCATCCAGCCCATGACACAGACCTTAACAATCTTGCCTGCGCAACTAGCCAGGAACACTAAAGTCTCACAGCCCCTTATACAGACTCTTCCCTGCCAGATCTTAGGACAGACCAGTTTGGTACTGACCCAGGTCGCCAATGGATCAACCATGACTTACTCCCCCATCACACTGACCGTAGCCGACCAAGTGCAGCCCCTCAAGCGGCCTTTGCCAGCTCCAGTCGTGACCCCTGAAGCAAAACGAGCAAGTGTCAGCCATGTGGTTCAGTCTCACCCAAATCCTGCTACGCCCATCACGTCTCCTTCTATGGACCGCAAGAAGACCAGGGAGCAGATCTCGGAGCTTAAGGCCAGCTTCCTCAAGAGCCAGTTTCCAGAAGACAAAGAAGTCTACAGGCTTATTGAGGCCACGGGCCTGTCAAGGGGGGAGATCAAGAAGTGGTTTAGCGACCACCGCTATCGGACTCAAAGGGGCATTGTAAACATCACCAGTGACTCTGTAGCCAAAGACATGGCAGAAAGGTCCAGTCGACCTCAGAGCCCATGcattcacacagcacagcagaggtTAAAAGTGAGTACCCCAGAGCAACTAAAGATCCTGGAGGCCAACTTCCAGAAAACCAGCTTTCCAACACCGGTGGAGGTCGACCGTCTGATGTTAGACACCAGCCTGTCCAGAAACGAGATCGACAACTGGTTTTTGGAGAGTCGGATAGTACGAGACAACATAGAGCAAGCCCTGTTGAACTCCATGGATTCACATAAGAAAGAGGATCGGCAACAGCCAAGGGCACTCAACGGTACACACAGGCAAGGGGACCAGGTGAGGGCATCTCCCCTACCCACTGTTGCCTCAATCCCCCTAGAACAAAAAACACTGGAGCTTCTTAAAGGTGTTTTTGCACAGACTCGGTGGCCTTCTCCTGAGGAGTACGACGAATTGGCGCTTAAGACGGGGCTGGCCCACACAGAAATTGTCCGGTGGTTCATGGAAAATCGGTCCGCTCTTAAGAGTGGGAGCTTGAAGTGGATGGAGCAGTACCAGAAACTGAATGGAGAGGGCCATAATGGACAGAGCCAGACCACCCTGGTCTCCAAAAGTGGCCATTCTGTCCTCCAGCAGCACTACCAGGAGTTTAAGGAGTTACGGGAGGATGACCTGGAAAAGCTGGTGGAGGGGTCCAAACTGAGCTATCAGGAGATAAGGGACTGGTTTGCCAACAGGCAGGGAGAGGACAAGCTTGACAGAGCAGAGCACGTTAGCCAAAGCAGGCGTTCAAGTGAGGAGCAGGGGGACTGGGTGGAGGTGACGGTCGGGGTGGATGAAGATGAGGACCGTGTTTCTGACTGCATGGAAGCAGGGTATGAAATGATTGAAGGCGACTCAGAAGGCATGACAGGATAA